Proteins found in one Aquibium microcysteis genomic segment:
- a CDS encoding ABC transporter ATP-binding protein yields MIEIASVTRAYGEFKALDDASLSIRAGEFFSLLGPSGCGKTTLLRMIGGFDAPTSGTIAIDGQPMLGIPANRRPTNMVFQSYAIFPHLDVEQNVAYGLKRLKLGRAEEERRIEEALAQVSLKGLGKRRSTELSGGQRQRVALARALVMRPKVLLLDEPLSALDKKLREQMQVELRSLQKAVGITFVLVTHDQYEALAMSDRIAVMFGGRIAQVAAPKDIYQRPVNRQVADFLGGMNFIEARLVAETGTAIEVETTGFGRVTTQRPAHWSGKGGSVTIGIRPERLRVLWDGETARHELTGTVVDRHYFGEITHLVVGIPGMDAPLSVTETNDFGADDIPVGAAIRIAFEPDALVAMAD; encoded by the coding sequence ATGATCGAGATCGCCAGCGTCACGCGGGCCTATGGCGAGTTCAAGGCGCTCGACGATGCGAGCCTCTCCATCCGCGCAGGCGAGTTCTTTTCGCTGCTCGGCCCGTCCGGCTGCGGAAAGACGACCCTCCTGCGCATGATCGGCGGGTTCGACGCCCCCACCAGCGGCACCATCGCCATCGACGGACAGCCGATGCTCGGCATTCCCGCCAACCGCCGGCCCACCAACATGGTGTTCCAGAGCTATGCGATCTTCCCCCACCTCGACGTCGAGCAGAACGTCGCCTACGGGCTGAAGCGGCTGAAGCTTGGCAGGGCCGAGGAGGAACGCCGCATCGAAGAGGCCTTGGCGCAGGTCTCCCTGAAGGGCCTCGGCAAGCGGCGCTCCACCGAACTGTCCGGTGGCCAGCGGCAGCGCGTGGCGCTGGCGCGTGCCCTCGTCATGCGCCCGAAGGTGCTGCTGCTCGACGAGCCGCTCTCCGCACTCGACAAGAAGCTGCGCGAGCAGATGCAGGTGGAGCTGCGCAGCCTGCAGAAGGCGGTCGGCATCACCTTCGTCCTCGTCACGCACGACCAGTACGAGGCTCTGGCCATGTCCGACCGGATCGCGGTGATGTTCGGCGGCAGGATCGCCCAGGTGGCAGCGCCGAAGGACATCTACCAGCGTCCGGTGAACCGCCAGGTCGCCGATTTCCTCGGCGGCATGAACTTCATCGAAGCCCGGCTCGTCGCCGAGACCGGAACCGCGATCGAGGTCGAGACCACGGGCTTCGGCCGCGTGACGACGCAGCGGCCGGCGCACTGGTCGGGCAAGGGCGGCTCCGTGACGATCGGCATCCGGCCCGAAAGGCTGCGCGTCCTCTGGGATGGGGAAACCGCACGGCATGAACTGACCGGCACGGTCGTCGACAGGCATTACTTCGGCGAGATCACCCACCTCGTCGTCGGCATTCCCGGCATGGACGCGCCGCTGTCGGTGACGGAGACCAATGACTTCGGCGCCGACGACATCCCCGTCGGCGCGGCGATCCGCATCGCCTTCGAACCCGACGCGCTGGTGGCGATGGCCGACTGA
- a CDS encoding ABC transporter permease has translation MRGGRRFLGVNWLAAYVALYVTFLYLPVLLLPLFSFNDSAVPNFPLSGFTWKWYSGLFATPAMLDAAKNSAMVGLAAAVTSTLLGICAARAITRYRFRGQKAMSGLIMAPLVLPEIIIAVALLLVMLRLGLELSLLSVVLGHVLICVPYSVTVLIAGFEGFDRSLEEASADLGETAFGTFRRVTLPMVAPAIVSSLLVSFIISLDEFILAFFLTGTESTLPVYIWGQLRFAARLPGVLALGTIMLILSFILLTIAEIYRRRAARRANVDGGILA, from the coding sequence ATGAGGGGTGGGCGTCGCTTCCTCGGCGTGAACTGGCTGGCCGCCTACGTCGCCCTCTACGTCACGTTCCTGTATCTGCCGGTCCTGCTGCTGCCGCTGTTTTCCTTCAACGATTCCGCCGTTCCCAACTTCCCGCTCTCAGGCTTTACCTGGAAATGGTACTCGGGCCTGTTCGCCACACCGGCCATGCTGGATGCTGCGAAGAACAGCGCCATGGTCGGCCTTGCGGCAGCCGTCACCTCGACGCTCCTCGGCATCTGCGCCGCACGCGCCATCACGCGCTACCGGTTCCGCGGGCAGAAGGCGATGAGCGGGCTGATCATGGCGCCGCTCGTCCTGCCGGAGATCATCATCGCGGTCGCGCTGCTCCTCGTGATGCTGCGGCTCGGGCTCGAACTCTCGCTGCTCTCCGTCGTTCTCGGCCATGTGCTGATCTGCGTGCCCTATTCGGTCACCGTCCTCATCGCCGGCTTCGAAGGCTTCGACCGCAGCCTGGAGGAGGCTTCGGCGGATCTGGGGGAAACGGCGTTCGGAACGTTCCGCCGTGTCACGCTGCCGATGGTGGCGCCGGCCATCGTGTCGAGCCTGCTCGTCTCCTTCATCATCTCGCTCGACGAGTTCATCCTCGCCTTCTTCCTGACGGGCACCGAATCGACGCTCCCGGTCTACATCTGGGGCCAGTTGCGCTTCGCCGCGCGGCTTCCGGGCGTGCTGGCGCTCGGCACCATCATGCTCATCCTGTCCTTCATCCTGCTGACGATCGCCGAGATCTACCGCCGCCGCGCCGCGCGGCGGGCCAACGTCGACGGAGGAATCCTTGCCTGA
- a CDS encoding ABC transporter permease, which produces MSVAVDGAPSTRPAILSTEQRQGLALMSPTFLFALVMLAAPIIVVVAHSFWTQDYLTIDRTFTLDNYRIALTEPIYRDLLMRSLALSMSVAFLTMVLAYPVAYYISFHGGRYKGLLLFLITIPAWTSYLLRVMSWKVILGYNGVLNTALLGAGIIDEPSTAFLYNSNAVLITLTHAWAVFAILPIYVSLEKVDRTLIEAATDLGDGPLRRFLRVTLPLTVPGIVAALIIVMIPTVGDYVTPRLVGGKDGVMIAGAIEVQFKKGANWPLGAALSVTTMIVITTVAVSCVGLLRWAAGRIR; this is translated from the coding sequence ATGAGCGTCGCAGTGGACGGTGCGCCTTCGACCCGCCCGGCCATCCTGAGCACGGAGCAGCGCCAGGGTCTCGCGCTGATGAGCCCGACCTTCCTGTTCGCGCTGGTGATGCTGGCAGCGCCGATCATCGTCGTGGTCGCGCATTCCTTCTGGACCCAGGACTACCTGACGATCGACCGGACCTTCACGCTCGACAACTACCGCATTGCGCTAACCGAGCCGATCTATCGCGACCTTCTGATGCGGTCGCTGGCACTGTCGATGAGCGTGGCCTTCCTGACGATGGTGCTGGCCTATCCCGTGGCCTACTACATTTCCTTCCACGGCGGACGCTACAAGGGCCTGCTGCTGTTCCTGATCACCATTCCGGCCTGGACCAGCTACCTGCTCAGGGTCATGTCGTGGAAGGTGATCCTCGGCTACAACGGCGTGCTCAACACGGCGCTGCTCGGGGCAGGCATCATCGACGAGCCGTCGACCGCCTTCCTCTATAATTCGAACGCCGTCCTGATCACGCTCACCCATGCCTGGGCGGTCTTCGCGATCCTGCCGATCTACGTGTCCCTGGAAAAGGTCGACCGGACGCTCATCGAGGCGGCCACCGACCTCGGCGACGGGCCGCTGCGCCGCTTCCTGCGGGTGACGCTGCCGCTCACCGTTCCCGGCATCGTCGCTGCTCTGATCATCGTGATGATCCCGACGGTCGGAGACTACGTCACGCCGCGCCTGGTCGGCGGCAAGGACGGGGTCATGATCGCCGGCGCCATCGAGGTGCAGTTCAAGAAGGGCGCCAACTGGCCGCTCGGCGCCGCGCTGTCGGTGACGACGATGATCGTCATCACCACGGTCGCTGTTTCCTGCGTCGGGCTGCTGCGCTGGGCGGCGGGGCGGATCCGATGA
- a CDS encoding aminotransferase encodes MAAIKKPADQAGDPAPGRFQDAERHLIQPWPFAGTIGNEARTPIRSADGVYITDGQGRRLIDGPAGMWCVNLGHRREELARVMAEQAMELSYNTPWYTMSDPSVVLAKRLAAHAPGDLEHVFFTTGGSSAVETALRFTQFYNNVRGRPDKKMILSRGGAYHGSTYLSASLNGRPRDRDWMDGADDLVVKLSCPDPFRRPAGMTLAGFTNFLVDEFSDTIDRIGGDRIGAFVAEPIQASGGVIVPPPGYLPRIRDLCRDNDILYVSDEVVTAFGRLGEVFASGDLFGIEPDMITFAKGVTSGYFPLGGVMISARLTEDLRRSNHPQAMFGHGYTYSSHPIGCAVALKNLDLLEDGGLDHARAVAPYFQARLKTLEDLPLVGEVRGAGLMACVECVADRESRNPLALDNAVGRRIDAHCHELGLLVRPLINMCVMSPPLVITRDQIDDMVAILREGIARTMDDLRREGLWRG; translated from the coding sequence ATGGCGGCGATCAAGAAGCCGGCTGACCAGGCGGGCGATCCGGCGCCCGGCCGCTTCCAGGATGCCGAGCGCCACCTGATCCAGCCCTGGCCCTTCGCCGGCACGATCGGCAACGAGGCGCGTACTCCCATCCGCAGCGCAGACGGCGTCTACATCACCGACGGCCAGGGGCGCCGGCTGATCGACGGCCCGGCCGGGATGTGGTGCGTCAATCTCGGTCACCGCCGCGAGGAACTCGCCCGCGTCATGGCGGAGCAGGCGATGGAACTCTCCTACAACACGCCCTGGTACACGATGAGTGATCCCTCCGTCGTGCTCGCGAAGCGGCTGGCCGCCCATGCGCCGGGCGACCTCGAGCATGTGTTCTTCACGACGGGTGGTTCCTCCGCCGTCGAGACGGCACTGCGCTTCACGCAGTTCTACAACAACGTTCGCGGCCGGCCGGACAAGAAGATGATCCTGTCGCGCGGCGGCGCCTATCACGGTTCGACCTACCTCTCCGCCTCGCTGAACGGCCGACCGCGCGACCGCGACTGGATGGACGGAGCAGACGACCTCGTCGTCAAGCTGTCCTGCCCCGATCCCTTCCGCCGGCCGGCGGGGATGACGCTCGCCGGCTTCACCAACTTCCTCGTCGACGAGTTCAGCGATACGATCGACCGGATCGGCGGGGACCGCATAGGCGCCTTCGTCGCCGAGCCGATCCAGGCGTCCGGCGGGGTGATCGTGCCGCCGCCGGGCTATCTTCCGCGCATTCGCGATCTCTGCCGCGACAACGACATCCTCTACGTCTCCGACGAGGTCGTGACCGCCTTCGGGAGGCTGGGCGAGGTGTTCGCCTCGGGCGACCTGTTCGGCATCGAGCCGGACATGATCACCTTCGCCAAGGGCGTGACCTCCGGCTATTTTCCGCTTGGCGGCGTGATGATTTCGGCGCGGCTGACCGAGGACCTGCGGCGGTCCAACCATCCGCAGGCCATGTTCGGCCACGGCTATACCTATTCCAGCCATCCGATCGGCTGCGCCGTGGCGCTCAAGAATCTCGACCTGCTGGAGGACGGCGGGCTCGACCACGCGCGCGCGGTCGCGCCCTATTTCCAGGCGCGGCTGAAGACGCTGGAGGACCTGCCGCTGGTGGGCGAGGTACGCGGTGCCGGACTGATGGCCTGCGTCGAGTGCGTCGCCGATCGCGAGAGCAGGAACCCGCTGGCGCTGGACAACGCGGTCGGCAGGCGCATCGACGCCCATTGCCACGAGCTCGGGCTGCTGGTTCGGCCGCTGATCAACATGTGCGTGATGAGCCCGCCGCTGGTCATCACCCGCGACCAGATCGACGACATGGTCGCCATCCTGCGCGAAGGCATCGCACGCACGATGGACGATTTGCGACGCGAAGGGCTGTGGCGGGGGTGA
- a CDS encoding GFA family protein, with translation MEGFTGGCLCGDVRFVASGRPGRIGICHCLDCRKHHGALFYAAAIFAAESVTIEGETRDYAGRNFCPRCGSSVFARSGDEIEVHLGSLDAPDQLTPTYESWVVRRESWLPPFPWMQRYERDRDDARGSERASEV, from the coding sequence ATGGAGGGGTTCACCGGCGGTTGCCTGTGCGGCGACGTCCGCTTCGTGGCGTCCGGCCGGCCCGGTCGGATCGGCATCTGCCATTGTCTCGATTGCCGCAAGCATCACGGAGCGCTTTTCTACGCCGCCGCGATCTTCGCAGCGGAATCGGTGACGATCGAAGGCGAGACGCGGGACTATGCGGGGCGCAACTTCTGTCCCCGCTGCGGCTCCTCGGTCTTCGCCCGCAGCGGGGACGAGATCGAAGTGCATCTCGGGTCGCTCGACGCGCCTGACCAGCTGACGCCGACCTACGAAAGCTGGGTCGTGCGACGCGAATCCTGGCTGCCGCCGTTTCCCTGGATGCAGCGATACGAGCGCGACCGCGACGATGCCCGTGGGTCGGAGCGCGCCAGCGAGGTCTAG
- a CDS encoding citrate synthase, translating to MTLHTRTPAGLDGVVAAATALSHIDGERGELIIAGERVDDLAGRVRFEALTARLWSLASGTAVEETETRIALGEARVKAFRLVPAVLDATQDLPVTAAFRVAVAALRPVEGLTGAAVLAGGMPVLAAALMRRARGEAPVAPDPARGQADDTLRMLRAETPSAAEAAALDAYLVTASDHGMNASTFTARVVASTQADPFMAVTAAYCALTGPLHGGAPGPVLDMLDAIGTRDRIRSWIAEALVRGDRLMGFGHRVYRVRDPRADVLRKAVASLGRTAIDLGLAAEVESEARAALARAKPDRPLDTNVEFYTAILLDALAIPREAFTPIFAAARVAGWTAHAMEQQRTGRLLRPDSVYVGVMPASPGE from the coding sequence ATGACCCTCCACACCAGAACCCCCGCCGGGCTCGACGGCGTCGTCGCCGCGGCCACGGCGCTGTCGCATATCGACGGCGAGCGCGGCGAGCTGATCATCGCCGGCGAGCGCGTGGACGACCTCGCCGGACGCGTGCGCTTCGAGGCGCTGACGGCGCGGCTGTGGTCCCTCGCCTCGGGCACCGCGGTCGAGGAGACCGAGACGCGGATCGCCCTGGGCGAAGCGCGCGTGAAGGCGTTCCGGCTGGTGCCGGCTGTGCTCGACGCGACGCAGGATCTGCCGGTGACGGCCGCGTTCCGCGTCGCGGTGGCGGCGCTCCGGCCCGTGGAGGGGCTGACCGGCGCGGCCGTCCTGGCGGGCGGCATGCCGGTGCTCGCGGCGGCGCTGATGCGTCGCGCGCGCGGCGAGGCGCCGGTCGCGCCCGACCCGGCGCGGGGCCAGGCGGACGACACGCTGCGCATGCTGCGGGCCGAGACGCCCTCGGCGGCGGAGGCGGCAGCGCTCGACGCCTATCTGGTGACGGCGAGCGACCACGGCATGAACGCCTCCACCTTCACCGCGCGCGTGGTCGCCTCGACCCAGGCCGACCCCTTCATGGCCGTGACCGCCGCCTACTGCGCACTGACCGGGCCCCTCCACGGGGGCGCACCGGGGCCGGTGCTCGACATGCTGGACGCGATCGGCACGCGCGATCGCATCCGGTCGTGGATCGCCGAGGCGCTGGTCCGCGGCGACCGGCTGATGGGCTTCGGCCACCGCGTCTACCGCGTCCGGGACCCGCGCGCCGACGTGCTGCGCAAGGCGGTCGCTTCGCTCGGACGGACCGCAATTGACCTCGGACTCGCGGCGGAAGTGGAGAGCGAAGCGCGGGCGGCGCTCGCACGCGCCAAGCCCGACCGGCCGCTCGACACGAATGTCGAGTTCTACACCGCGATCCTGCTCGACGCGCTGGCGATCCCGCGCGAGGCCTTCACACCGATCTTCGCCGCGGCGCGCGTGGCGGGCTGGACGGCACATGCGATGGAGCAGCAGCGCACCGGCCGGCTGCTCAGACCGGATTCCGTCTATGTGGGCGTCATGCCCGCCAGTCCGGGGGAATGA
- a CDS encoding citrate/2-methylcitrate synthase, translating to MKNSDQPLYLSAREAAGELGVSTATLYAYVSRGLVRSEPVADTRARRYRADDVRALKVRRPGPAGGRAGEADAAVLDSAVSTITDAGPIYRGVPALALAEEGSLEQAATLLWGIDATDPFSSDNLPVVDEAMRIVRQAARTAGPLSRAIAVLALAGEADPRAFNRAPLGRARTGARVMRLVAASILDVEPSARPLHEQVAQALAPGDPRARDLLRRALVLLADHELNASSFTVRCAVSTGIHLYDATIAGLAALKGPKHGGAGPLASLMVSELAAGDLGTGIRHRVSLGTSVPGFGHTIYRDGDPRADALLRALARAGADRRLAVEAPALLTEATGLHPNIDFALAVMVRTLKLPAGSETVLFAIARTAGWIAHAIEQLETETLIRPRARYVGRAPGRG from the coding sequence ATGAAAAATTCCGATCAGCCTCTCTATCTGTCGGCTCGCGAGGCGGCGGGCGAACTCGGGGTCTCGACCGCCACGCTCTACGCCTATGTGAGCCGAGGCCTCGTCCGCTCCGAGCCGGTCGCCGACACCCGGGCGCGGCGCTACCGTGCGGACGACGTGCGCGCGCTGAAAGTCCGACGGCCGGGCCCTGCCGGTGGGCGTGCCGGCGAGGCCGACGCGGCGGTGCTCGATTCGGCCGTCTCCACGATCACCGATGCAGGCCCGATCTATCGCGGCGTGCCGGCGCTGGCGCTCGCGGAGGAAGGAAGTCTCGAACAGGCCGCCACCCTGCTCTGGGGCATCGACGCCACCGACCCCTTCTCGTCCGACAACCTCCCCGTCGTCGACGAGGCGATGCGCATCGTGCGGCAGGCGGCACGGACGGCGGGGCCGCTGTCCCGGGCGATCGCGGTTCTGGCACTCGCCGGGGAGGCGGATCCGCGCGCCTTCAACCGGGCACCCCTCGGCCGCGCCCGCACCGGCGCCCGCGTCATGCGGCTCGTCGCGGCGTCGATTCTGGACGTCGAGCCGTCCGCCCGGCCGCTGCACGAGCAGGTGGCGCAGGCCCTGGCGCCGGGCGATCCCCGCGCCCGCGACCTCCTCCGTCGCGCGCTGGTGCTGCTCGCCGACCACGAACTCAATGCCTCGTCCTTTACGGTCCGCTGCGCCGTCTCAACCGGCATCCACCTCTACGACGCCACGATCGCGGGACTGGCGGCTCTCAAGGGGCCGAAGCATGGCGGCGCCGGGCCGCTGGCCTCCCTGATGGTGTCGGAACTGGCCGCGGGCGACCTCGGCACCGGGATCAGGCACCGCGTCTCGCTCGGAACCTCGGTGCCCGGCTTCGGTCACACCATCTACCGCGACGGCGATCCCCGCGCCGACGCGCTGCTGCGCGCGCTGGCGCGCGCCGGTGCGGACCGGCGGCTCGCGGTCGAGGCGCCGGCGCTGCTCACGGAGGCGACGGGTCTCCATCCGAACATCGATTTCGCGCTGGCGGTGATGGTGCGCACGCTCAAGCTGCCGGCCGGCAGCGAGACCGTGCTCTTCGCCATCGCCCGCACGGCCGGCTGGATCGCCCATGCGATCGAGCAGCTGGAGACCGAGACGCTGATCCGGCCCCGCGCCCGCTATGTCGGGCGAGCGCCGGGCCGGGGTTGA
- a CDS encoding aromatic ring-hydroxylating oxygenase subunit alpha: protein MNRPLRDSAIPNGWDRRGLPGWTYHSPSLLELEKEQVFRNHWQIVGHVSDIPEPGDYLTMDVVGERALVVRGKDGVVRAFHNMCRHRGSRVVADSQGSCKGALVCPFHGWVYNLDGTLRGAARPLTFPELDKVEFGLKPIDLEIWMGFVFVRFRQGPQPSVAELMRSIEQEISHYRIGDMVPSWGIWTQTSQVNWKSVRDVDNEGYHVAMAHPALQDLYGATYFDEPFVNGVSRSWATYNPHAGRRWSVRNYVRIAPRPPHLPEELRTAWIYYGIFPNAVIAVTPESAQFYQEFPLSTGETMLRGAIYRYADESREQAAARYLAFRIDRDTMAEDVRLSEWSNESMLSNAFEGFYLSDLEYGVRTHHDHLRRMLPVMSLETAPEEKDVWNLNDALLSRG from the coding sequence GTGAACCGCCCTCTGCGCGATTCGGCCATTCCGAACGGATGGGACAGGCGTGGCCTGCCCGGATGGACCTATCACAGTCCCAGCCTCCTGGAGCTCGAGAAAGAGCAAGTCTTCCGCAATCACTGGCAGATCGTCGGCCATGTTTCGGACATTCCGGAGCCCGGCGACTATCTGACGATGGACGTGGTCGGCGAGCGGGCGCTGGTGGTGCGCGGCAAGGACGGCGTGGTGCGGGCCTTCCACAACATGTGCCGCCACCGCGGCAGCCGGGTCGTCGCCGACAGCCAGGGAAGCTGCAAGGGCGCGCTGGTCTGTCCGTTCCACGGCTGGGTCTACAATCTCGACGGAACGCTGCGCGGCGCGGCGCGGCCGCTCACCTTCCCCGAACTCGACAAGGTGGAATTCGGGCTGAAGCCGATCGATCTCGAGATCTGGATGGGTTTCGTCTTCGTCCGCTTCCGGCAGGGACCGCAGCCATCGGTCGCCGAACTCATGCGCTCGATCGAACAGGAGATCAGCCACTACCGGATCGGCGACATGGTGCCGTCCTGGGGTATCTGGACGCAGACCTCGCAGGTCAACTGGAAGTCGGTCCGCGACGTCGACAACGAGGGGTACCACGTCGCCATGGCGCATCCGGCGCTGCAGGACCTCTATGGCGCGACCTATTTCGACGAACCCTTCGTCAACGGCGTGTCCCGCTCCTGGGCGACCTACAATCCCCATGCCGGGCGCCGCTGGAGCGTGCGCAACTACGTCCGCATCGCACCGCGGCCGCCGCATCTGCCGGAGGAGTTGCGCACGGCCTGGATCTATTACGGCATCTTCCCGAACGCCGTGATCGCGGTGACCCCGGAGTCGGCACAGTTCTACCAGGAGTTCCCGCTGTCGACCGGCGAGACGATGCTGCGCGGTGCCATCTACCGCTATGCCGACGAGAGCCGGGAGCAGGCGGCCGCGCGCTACCTCGCCTTCCGCATCGACCGCGACACGATGGCGGAGGACGTCCGGCTTTCCGAATGGTCGAACGAATCGATGCTGTCCAACGCCTTCGAGGGCTTCTACCTCTCCGATCTCGAATACGGCGTCCGCACGCATCACGACCACCTGCGCCGGATGCTGCCCGTGATGTCCCTGGAGACCGCACCCGAGGAGAAGGACGTCTGGAACCTCAACGACGCGCTGCTCAGCCGCGGCTGA
- a CDS encoding ArsR/SmtB family transcription factor, with amino-acid sequence MDRKSALAGLSALGQETRLEVFRLLVKAGPAGVPAGEIAQRLGAVQNTMSSHLRILDQAGLVRAERDGRTVRYVADMTGFRDLLAYLMEDCCNGSPELCRPVIEAVTCNC; translated from the coding sequence ATGGATAGGAAGTCGGCACTGGCGGGTCTGTCGGCCCTCGGCCAGGAGACCAGACTCGAGGTGTTCCGGCTTCTGGTGAAGGCGGGTCCGGCAGGTGTGCCGGCGGGCGAGATCGCCCAGCGTCTCGGGGCGGTTCAGAACACCATGTCGTCGCATCTGCGGATTCTGGACCAGGCCGGGCTCGTGCGCGCCGAGCGCGACGGACGCACGGTTCGCTACGTCGCCGACATGACCGGTTTCCGCGATCTTCTGGCCTACCTGATGGAGGACTGCTGCAACGGCTCGCCGGAGCTCTGCCGTCCCGTCATCGAGGCCGTCACCTGCAATTGCTGA
- a CDS encoding arsenate reductase ArsC — translation MDDRVFNVLFLCTGNSARSILGEAILNRLGQGRFRAYSAGSQPKGEVHPYTIDLLKSLNHDTAFARSKNWEEFARPGAPEMNFVFTVCDSAANESCPVWPGQPMTAHWGIPDPAAAEGTEAEKRLAFADAYRMLNNRISIFVSLPMQTIDRLALQKRLDEIGRQLPKAG, via the coding sequence ATGGACGATCGGGTCTTCAACGTGCTGTTCCTGTGCACCGGCAACTCGGCCCGGTCGATCCTGGGGGAGGCAATCCTCAACCGGCTGGGTCAGGGGCGGTTCCGTGCCTATTCCGCAGGCTCGCAGCCGAAGGGGGAGGTTCATCCGTATACGATCGACCTCCTGAAGAGTCTCAATCACGACACCGCCTTCGCACGTTCGAAGAACTGGGAAGAGTTCGCAAGGCCCGGCGCGCCGGAGATGAACTTCGTGTTCACGGTCTGCGACAGCGCCGCCAACGAATCCTGCCCGGTCTGGCCCGGCCAGCCGATGACGGCGCATTGGGGAATCCCCGATCCGGCGGCCGCGGAGGGCACGGAGGCGGAGAAGCGCCTGGCCTTCGCCGACGCCTACCGCATGCTCAACAACCGCATCTCCATCTTCGTCAGCCTTCCGATGCAGACGATCGACAGGCTGGCGCTCCAGAAGCGTCTCGACGAGATCGGCCGGCAACTGCCGAAGGCCGGCTGA
- the arsB gene encoding ACR3 family arsenite efflux transporter, whose product MTDHAFGRPAPLAGGIGFFEKWLSVWVALCIVAGIVLGNLMPRVFGALAALEYASVNLVVAVLIWAMVFPMMVNVDFRSLTHVGERPKGLVLTIVINWLVKPFTMAVLGVFFFEHLFASLIEPADAQQYIAGLILLGAAPCTAMVFVWSQMTKGDPNYTLVQVSVNDVIMIFAFAPLVALLLGVTDIVVPWETLLLSVALYVVIPLVAGAITRKRLLDRAGSGPHAHDAVSLFTSRLKPVSVIGLLATVVLLFGFQGGVITGNPLLIVLIAVPLLIQSYGIFFIAYLAARAWKVPYDVAAPCALIGTSNFFELAVAVAISLFGLNSGAALATVVGVLVEVPVMLSLVAFANRTQHWFPKA is encoded by the coding sequence ATGACGGATCACGCATTCGGCCGACCCGCACCCTTGGCGGGCGGGATTGGGTTCTTCGAGAAATGGCTTTCGGTCTGGGTGGCGCTGTGCATCGTCGCCGGCATCGTTCTGGGCAACCTGATGCCGCGCGTGTTCGGCGCGCTCGCCGCACTCGAGTATGCCTCGGTCAACCTCGTGGTGGCCGTGCTCATCTGGGCCATGGTCTTTCCGATGATGGTCAACGTCGATTTCCGCAGCCTGACCCATGTCGGCGAGCGGCCGAAAGGGCTCGTGTTGACCATCGTGATCAACTGGCTGGTGAAGCCCTTCACCATGGCCGTTCTCGGCGTCTTCTTCTTCGAACATCTGTTTGCGTCGCTGATCGAGCCGGCCGACGCACAGCAGTACATCGCGGGGCTGATCCTGCTGGGCGCCGCTCCGTGCACGGCCATGGTGTTCGTCTGGAGCCAGATGACGAAGGGAGATCCGAACTACACGCTGGTCCAGGTCTCGGTGAACGACGTCATCATGATCTTCGCCTTCGCGCCGCTGGTGGCGCTGCTGCTCGGCGTCACCGACATCGTCGTGCCCTGGGAGACACTTCTGCTCTCGGTCGCTCTCTATGTCGTCATCCCGCTGGTCGCGGGCGCCATCACCCGCAAGCGGCTGCTGGACCGCGCAGGCAGCGGCCCGCACGCGCATGATGCCGTATCCCTCTTCACGTCGCGGCTGAAGCCCGTTTCGGTCATCGGCCTTCTGGCGACGGTCGTGCTGCTGTTCGGCTTCCAGGGTGGCGTCATCACCGGGAATCCGCTGCTGATCGTGCTGATCGCCGTGCCGCTGCTGATCCAGTCCTACGGCATCTTCTTCATCGCCTACCTCGCCGCACGGGCGTGGAAGGTCCCTTACGACGTTGCGGCACCCTGTGCGCTGATCGGCACGTCGAACTTCTTCGAACTGGCGGTGGCCGTGGCGATCAGCCTGTTCGGGCTGAATTCGGGCGCTGCGCTCGCCACCGTCGTCGGTGTCCTGGTGGAAGTGCCGGTCATGCTTTCGCTGGTCGCCTTCGCCAATCGGACGCAGCACTGGTTCCCCAAGGCATGA
- the arsC gene encoding arsenate reductase (glutaredoxin) (This arsenate reductase requires both glutathione and glutaredoxin to convert arsenate to arsenite, after which the efflux transporter formed by ArsA and ArsB can extrude the arsenite from the cell, providing resistance.): MKITIYHNPACGTSRNTLAMIRQSGEEPEIVEYLKTPPSRERLVELIAAMGIAPRALLREKGTPFAELGLADPKWTDDELIDQMMAHPILINRPIVVTPLGTRLCRPSEEVLDILPNPNIGPFTKDDGEVVINADGRRLR, from the coding sequence ATGAAGATCACGATCTACCACAACCCCGCCTGCGGTACCTCACGCAACACGCTGGCGATGATCCGCCAATCCGGCGAGGAGCCGGAGATCGTCGAGTACCTGAAGACGCCGCCGTCGCGCGAGCGCCTCGTCGAACTGATCGCCGCGATGGGGATCGCGCCGCGCGCCCTGCTGCGCGAGAAGGGCACGCCTTTCGCCGAGCTGGGGCTGGCCGATCCGAAATGGACCGACGACGAACTGATCGACCAGATGATGGCGCATCCGATCCTCATCAACCGGCCGATCGTGGTGACGCCGCTCGGCACCAGGCTCTGCCGGCCGTCGGAAGAAGTGCTCGACATCCTGCCCAACCCGAACATCGGTCCCTTCACCAAGGACGACGGCGAGGTGGTCATCAACGCGGACGGGAGACGGCTGAGGTAA